Proteins from one Thaumasiovibrio subtropicus genomic window:
- the mlaC gene encoding phospholipid-binding protein MlaC, with protein sequence MMKRFLVALLGLWASWVMAEVDTSNPYTMMNQVAEEAFARLEADQEKITSNPEYLREVVKEHFLPYVNARYAAYKVLGPQLRQTSDEAKEVFVEAFTEYMVASYAQVLTQYDGQQVKIEQPKPIPEGRNILTVRVEIIDPKRPVIRIDFAMRQNRKTGQWLGFDMTAEGVSLLNTMQNEWGAKLRADGAEVVAEELRRLAAKPIVKQAEEAQNG encoded by the coding sequence ATGATGAAACGATTTTTAGTAGCGCTGCTAGGACTATGGGCAAGCTGGGTAATGGCTGAAGTCGATACCTCGAACCCGTACACCATGATGAATCAAGTGGCCGAAGAGGCGTTTGCCCGCCTTGAAGCGGATCAAGAGAAGATCACCTCTAATCCAGAATATCTGCGCGAAGTAGTAAAAGAGCACTTTCTTCCTTACGTTAATGCGCGATATGCCGCTTATAAAGTATTAGGGCCGCAGCTTCGTCAAACGAGTGATGAAGCGAAAGAAGTGTTTGTAGAAGCTTTTACGGAGTACATGGTGGCTTCGTATGCGCAAGTGCTGACCCAATATGACGGTCAGCAAGTGAAGATCGAGCAGCCAAAACCGATTCCAGAAGGCCGTAATATTCTCACTGTGCGCGTGGAAATCATTGATCCTAAACGTCCCGTGATACGCATTGACTTTGCGATGCGTCAGAATCGCAAAACAGGCCAGTGGCTTGGTTTTGACATGACGGCCGAAGGGGTGAGTTTACTCAATACCATGCAAAACGAGTGGGGCGCAAAATTGCGAGCGGATGGTGCAGAAGTGGTTGCTGAAGAGCTGCGTCGTCTAGCCGCGAAGCCTATCGTCAAGCAAGCTGAAGAGGCTCAGAATGGCTGA
- a CDS encoding STAS domain-containing protein translates to MAELVEREGRYFLIGELDRETVPVLWQGRNQQMPQQSPLVLDLSELTRVDSAGMAMLIHIAQDYQKNGVDFSVTNPPQQLVTLLRLSHAEGLLPTV, encoded by the coding sequence ATGGCTGAGCTAGTTGAACGAGAAGGGCGATACTTTCTCATTGGCGAGCTTGATCGGGAGACCGTGCCTGTACTTTGGCAAGGCAGAAACCAACAAATGCCGCAACAATCGCCACTAGTGCTCGACCTATCCGAGTTAACTCGGGTAGACTCTGCTGGCATGGCGATGTTAATACATATAGCCCAAGATTATCAGAAGAATGGGGTGGATTTTTCCGTGACTAATCCACCTCAGCAATTAGTAACCCTGCTCCGCCTCAGCCATGCTGAAGGACTGTTACCAACGGTATAA
- the ibaG gene encoding BolA family iron metabolism protein IbaG, producing the protein METAQIEQILQDALKLDEVIVKGDGSHYEVIAVSEIFDGMSRVKKQQTIYAPLMEHIASNAIHALSIKAFTPDEWARNKKLMSLS; encoded by the coding sequence GTGGAAACAGCACAGATTGAACAGATCCTTCAGGACGCTCTAAAGTTAGATGAAGTGATTGTAAAAGGCGACGGTAGTCACTACGAAGTGATTGCGGTCAGTGAAATTTTTGACGGCATGAGCCGAGTCAAAAAACAGCAAACGATTTATGCACCGCTTATGGAGCACATCGCGAGCAATGCTATCCATGCGTTAAGTATTAAAGCTTTTACGCCTGATGAGTGGGCTCGTAACAAAAAGTTGATGTCGCTTTCCTAA